In Pseudomonadota bacterium, the sequence TTGAGTTCTCTGAGGAGGGGAGTGCTGTCTATTGATGATTCCAGTGATTTCACCGAGAACGAAATATCCTTGCTCCAGTCCACATTGCCCGAGAATCTCTGAATCAGATGGGGGCCGATACTGCCCCTGGCGTTCATCCAGGAAACTTTGTGCGGTTCCACTTTCAGTTGCCCGCCATTGAGAAGAATCGGCCAGGGAAGATGGCTGTTTTTAGTTTTGACATTCATCGAGTCAACCAGGACGTTGACCTGAAGGTTATCCAGCGTGTCGCCGATCTTGAGATGCCCTTTCGCCCATCCATTCGAATTGACAAAACGGCCTGTTTCTTTTCTGAACTGATCATGGTCGACAAGATCGATTAAGACTTTCGGCAGATCAGAAACATCAGCCTTGATATCGAGATCAAGTTTAAAGGCCTCCGTTTTGCCGGTGAGATCAAGCAGTAACGAACCGTTATTGCCCATACTCTTCCCGAGTTGCGCGGTGAGTCCGGCACCGGTCAGAAATCCATTCTTGATTTCAATAGGCCCGCTGGCATCTGTCAGGTGCAGGTTTGTCATGGGAGGCAGAACTATTACTCCATCGGCGTCGGCCTTTATTGTCATATTCTCTATATGATCGAATCCTTTGAGGGGAGCCTTGAAATAATATGAGGCGGTTTTTGCTCTGCCTCCGAGAACAATTTCACATACTGTCCGGGCAATATGATTGTCACCCCAGAGAGTCAGGATCGTTTTTCTGATGGAGGTCAGATCAAGATCCCTGCCGGCCAGATCGATCAACCAGAGAGGACTTTCATCATTTAGTGAACTGTCCGGATCAACATTTTCATGCAGCCTGGCGATTCTGCCGGAGAGAGTCAGCTCGGGGGTTTTAAGCTGCAGTTCGTCTATATCGATCTGGAGATTCTCTTCGTTTTTTTCGATCCGGAAACGAGCAGTTCCGCAATTGAGGAACAGTGAGTCGATGTCCGAAGGAGAGGCGAAACACGGGAAATCCCCGTCGGCTTCTACAATATAACGGTTGAACCCGTTTCCTTCGAGATGCCCGCGCAGGTTCAGCATTGAACGGAACGGAACCAGCCTGCCGTCGAGAAGCGCAGGGATGATTTTCTGCACATCTAGGCCGGCCAGTTCGTAGTCAATCCGGTATCCGGCGTCCGTTCGACTGTAGAAGCCCTGGATGTCAAGAATATTACAGAGAGAGGAGCTGCCGGAATATCCGAAGTCGATCCTGTCCCCTGAAAAGGCAAGAGTTGCCTCAATCCCGGATATGACAACGGGGGGAGCCTGAGTGACCCCGGGCGGGAGAATTCTGCCGGGAAAAGTCAGTTGCCCGTTAATTATTTGTATTGACCCGGTGGTGAAAGGGTTTGAGGAATGTTGAAAGCTCAGCAAGTCCGGGTTGTTGATTTCAAGAAGAGGGGAAAAAAGAGATATTTTCCCAAATTCAATTTTCCCGCGAATCAGCGACTTCCAGGAAGGGAAAATGCGTGTTTCGGGCAGATGTATACTCACCCCTTCCTTGTTGATCGATGTGTCGTAGAGAGCCGCATGGGGCAGGGGGAGCCATCGCCAATGAAAACGCTCTGTATCTAGGGCCCACCCGGTTTCGACCGAGATGCGGTTTACAGCCTTGTCTTTTATCGATTTGATTTTCAGAAGTTGCGGGGAGAAACAGAGAAGCCCGACAAATACCAGTACAATAAAAATGACAGGGACGGTTTTTTTCATTTTATTAATATGATCTGGCAATGGCAGGGGCTGGTGGTAGCAATGAGGTCTCCAGGATGAATGTGGCTCAATTCGGGCGGAAGTTCCGCTCTGTTGCGCAGCAAGAGATGTGTGACACTGAGTTTTCTGTAAGCATTGGTTTTATGGTCCGACAGTCACATGTTTCCTATGAGAACCTCATCTGAAAATCAACAAAGATATTATCATGGAGGCAGATATTCACCAACTTTATTGTTTATAGCAGTGGAACATCCGCCTGAAGATTGGTGATTTCAGGAAGATATCCATATTTATCCTGCGGCTGGACTGTGCATCCTGTCTCTGTCTGATAATAAGCTGAAGGTGACGGCTCTGGTCCGGTTTTTTTTTTACAGAAATTCAGATATGGTCAAAAAAAGCGATTTAAGCCGGAAAAACAGCGTTGATTGTTTAATAAAGTCTTGTCCCCGTCTGGAAATTGCCTTAATCTCCTTTGTTCCTGAATATCCCGGTCAAAAGTTTGAAAATAGTTGAGGCGTTGGAAATGAAGAAAGTCAGAGTTGGAGTGATTGGTGTAGGCTATCTTGGGAAATTTCATGCCCAGAAGTATGCCGCCATGGATCATGTCGAATTATGCGGTGTTTCCGATGTGGATCCGAAGATGGCGGAATCGGTTGCCCTCGCCAACAACACCAGGCCTTTTACGGACTACAGATCTCTGCTCAAAGAGGTTGATGCAGTCAGCGTTGTTGTCCCGACCAGTCTGCACCACCGGATCGGCAAAGAATGTCTGGAGGCAGGGGTTGATGTGATGCTTGAAAAGCCGATGACCACCACAGTTGCCGAGGCCGATGAGCTGATCAGCATCGCTTCCGAACGGGGCCGGATTCTTCAGGTCGGTCATCTTGAAAGATTCAACCCGGCAGTCCTTGCCATGGAAGAGTATCTGACAAAACCTTTATTTATCGAATCGCACCGTATCCACATGTTTAAAAACCGGGCGCTTGATGTGGACGTGGTCCTTGATCTGATGATCCATGATATTGATATCATTATGAATATTGTTGATTCTCCGATCCAGACCATCCATACCGTCGGCTTGCCGGTTGTCACCCAGACGACCGATATTGCCAATGCCAGGTTGATTTTTGAAAACGGCTGTACTGCAAATGTGACCGTCAGCCGCATCTCCAGGGATAACATCAGAAGGCTGAGAGTGTTTCAACCGCATTCTTTTATTTCGGTTGATTACGGAAAAAAAGAACTGACGGTGATCAAGCAACTTCCGGAACTTGACAGTGAAGGGATGCCAAGGCGCGAGGTTTTTAATTCATGTTACGTTGAAAAAGATGCTCTTGAAATGGAACTGCGGGATTTTGTCGACAATGTGAGCTCCAGAACCAAACCCAGAGTTTCTGGCATAGAGGGAAAAATGGCATTGAAGATTGCCACGGAAATCATCAGTCAGATCAACGCGCATCTCGCTTCGCACAAGGACCATTTCGGTCTCTGATCGGTTCGGGCGGATTTAATGGCGGATAAAAAGATAATGATCGTTGCCGGGGAGGCCTCCGGTGACATGCATGGGGCCAATCTGATCAAAGCCATGCGGAATGTGGCCCCTGATCTTGATGTTACCGGGATGGGAGGTGCTGCCCTTGTCTCTCAGGGAATGAAGTCTCTCTATGATGCCTCCAGGGTCTCCGTTGTCGGGCTTTTTGAGGTTTTTAACCATCTGGCTGATATCAGAGAGGCTTTGCGTATTCTGGAGAACTGGATGGTGCAGGAAAAACCGGCGCTCCTGATCCTGATTGATTTCCCGGATTTCAATATGATGCTGGCCAAAAGGGCCAAGGCGGCAGGAATTCCTGTTTTCTATTATATCAGTCCCCAGGTCTGGGCATGGCGGAGCGGCAGGGTCAGAAAAATAAAACGTCTGGTTGATCGTCTGGCGGTGATTCTGCCTTTCGAGAAAAAATTCTATCAGGAATGGGGGATGGACGTGGATTTTGTCGGACATCCGCTTCTTGATACGGTGAAACCGGAGAAGAATCGCCGGGAATTGCTTGCATCTCTGAATATTGATCCGGAAAATCCGGGGCACGTTGTCGGGCTGCTGCCGGGAAGCCGGCGTAAAGAGGTCCAGGCCATGCTCCCTCTTTTCCTGGAAGGTGCCAGACTCCTTGAAAAAGAAATCGGCAAGACAACATTTTTGATACCGGCGGCTGAAGCACTTGAGGATTCCGTATTTGCCCAATGCGGATTATCCGATTGCGGCCTGGATATCAGGATCTCCCGTGATGACAGGTATGGTCTGATGTCGGCATGTGACGCTGTTCTCGCCGCATCAGGAACGGTGACTCTTGAGCTGGCTATCCTGAAGGTGCCCATGGTGGTCTCCTACCGTGTCTCGCCGATCTCCTATTTCCTTGGCAGAAAGCTGATCAAAGTGGAATTTGCTTCACTGGTGAATCTGGTGGCGGGCAGGAAGGTCGTTCCCGAGCTGTTGCAGCATGATGCGGTCCCTGAAAAAATATGTTCCGAGCTGCTTGCCACAATTTGCGACCAGGAGTTGCGGGCGGAGATGCTTGCCGGTCTTGAAAAGGTGGTCGCCGATCTTGGTGGCCCCGGAGCGTCACACCGGGCGGCAGAGATTGCTTTCGAGACCGCGGGATTTAAATAGAGAACGGATAATTCCCTTGCGGGACTGATATCTTGTTGACAATGTCGGACGAGGATATAGTATTTAACGATAATTCCTGATGGAGTATTTTTTTTGATGCGATTCGTGTTGTTCAGTTTGCCCGGGGTATCTAATGCGTAAAATCCTGCCACTGTTTATGCTGGCATATTTTCTCTTCCTCCCTGCCGATCTCCATGCGGTTCTCCCGGAATTCATGCTCAAAAAACTGGGGACCTTGAGTGGCGATATTCATGTTGACGGCCAGCCAGTCCCCAATGCCATTATCTCATTTTTTTCAAGCAAGAACGGTCCCCCTCCGGTGGAAGGGGCGATGCGCCGGGTTCCGGAGTTTTTAACCAGAACTGATGGAAACGGCAGATTTAAGACCAGGCTCCATAATGGTGAGTATTATATAGGCATTCTGATAAGAACGCCCGATGCCGGCTCCGGACCTCCAAGGGGTGATGAAAAATTCTTTTTTGCCGGGACTGGCAAGGAGTCATTGCGGACTTTCAGCATTGACCAGGGGCGTGATATTGATGTTGGAATTATTAATGGGTTTTCCCCGGACAAATTTATCCGCAGGGCAGATTTTTTCACCGTGAACGGCATTGTAAGAGATGAGAATGGCGCGCCTTTTCCCGGGGTGATCGTTCTCGGTAAATCGCAGCTCAACATTCCCCGCCCCGGCTTTATTTCAGAGAGAACCGGGGAGGATGGTTTCTATAACCTGAAACTCCCCGCCGGGGGTGTTTATTTTCTGGTTTCCAGAGAAACTATTGCCGGCGGCAGGCCCCACCCCGGAAATTACGTCGG encodes:
- a CDS encoding Gfo/Idh/MocA family oxidoreductase translates to MKKVRVGVIGVGYLGKFHAQKYAAMDHVELCGVSDVDPKMAESVALANNTRPFTDYRSLLKEVDAVSVVVPTSLHHRIGKECLEAGVDVMLEKPMTTTVAEADELISIASERGRILQVGHLERFNPAVLAMEEYLTKPLFIESHRIHMFKNRALDVDVVLDLMIHDIDIIMNIVDSPIQTIHTVGLPVVTQTTDIANARLIFENGCTANVTVSRISRDNIRRLRVFQPHSFISVDYGKKELTVIKQLPELDSEGMPRREVFNSCYVEKDALEMELRDFVDNVSSRTKPRVSGIEGKMALKIATEIISQINAHLASHKDHFGL
- the lpxB gene encoding lipid-A-disaccharide synthase, which translates into the protein MADKKIMIVAGEASGDMHGANLIKAMRNVAPDLDVTGMGGAALVSQGMKSLYDASRVSVVGLFEVFNHLADIREALRILENWMVQEKPALLILIDFPDFNMMLAKRAKAAGIPVFYYISPQVWAWRSGRVRKIKRLVDRLAVILPFEKKFYQEWGMDVDFVGHPLLDTVKPEKNRRELLASLNIDPENPGHVVGLLPGSRRKEVQAMLPLFLEGARLLEKEIGKTTFLIPAAEALEDSVFAQCGLSDCGLDIRISRDDRYGLMSACDAVLAASGTVTLELAILKVPMVVSYRVSPISYFLGRKLIKVEFASLVNLVAGRKVVPELLQHDAVPEKICSELLATICDQELRAEMLAGLEKVVADLGGPGASHRAAEIAFETAGFK
- a CDS encoding OmpA family protein, whose product is MRKILPLFMLAYFLFLPADLHAVLPEFMLKKLGTLSGDIHVDGQPVPNAIISFFSSKNGPPPVEGAMRRVPEFLTRTDGNGRFKTRLHNGEYYIGILIRTPDAGSGPPRGDEKFFFAGTGKESLRTFSIDQGRDIDVGIINGFSPDKFIRRADFFTVNGIVRDENGAPFPGVIVLGKSQLNIPRPGFISERTGEDGFYNLKLPAGGVYFLVSRETIAGGRPHPGNYVGTYGIKSSTGLATPSIFSAGSPPPGVLADDTGGRALTVSGTSGEVVSGADIFMYRVPDPEAIKSSIQGTTGAPQFEKGTSLNNILFSSGSSVLDESSFSELERWVSFLKGRDDLAIELSGYTDNVGSLQINKDLSGERARAVANFLAEKGVMSQRVTTVGHGADHPVASNDTEEGRKQNRRVEIKFVSKQDSVAVREY